A section of the Ogataea parapolymorpha DL-1 chromosome II, whole genome shotgun sequence genome encodes:
- a CDS encoding Essential protein required for the maturation of 25S rRNA and 60S ribosomal subunit assembly has protein sequence MGEEFESTALSKKEQRKLKKLLRKAKKDEEEDDGLDLEKLNESASEEEELELDQESNSEDEEESDIPLSEAELEPDADVVPHTKLTVNKVAALKQSLASFALPWDKLPFDEHQSVTSSERVDTQVKDVFDDTERELAFYKQGLEAAKIARQKLLALNVPFTRPPDYFAEMVKSDAHMDQLKVKLIKEASEKKAREEARRQRQLKKFGKQVQNETLQKRQKEKSEALAKIKSLKRKKQNHEIDEEEFNIAVEEAVAAAPEQGRRGNKKQKVESKLNRKKPQRPGKSKRHRRGK, from the coding sequence ATGGGAGAGGAATTCGAGAGTACAGCTTTGAGTAAAAAAGAGCAGCgcaaactcaaaaagcttcTGCGCAAAGCCAAGAaggatgaggaagaagatgacGGCTTAGATTTAGAGAAACTGAACGAAAGCGCAagtgaagaagaggaactGGAGTTGGATCAGGAATCTAAcagcgaggacgaagaggagtCTGACATTCCGCTTTCTGAGGCAGAATTGGAGCCAGACGCAGACGTTGTGCCGCACACAAAGCTTACCGTGAACAAGGTGGCTGCTCTGAAACAGAGCCTTGCAAGTTTTGCATTGCCATGGGATAAATTACCGTTTGATGAACATCAATCTGTTACGTCATCAGAGAGAGTGGATACGCAAGTCAAGGACGTTTTCGACGATACAGAACGCGAGTTGGCGTTTTATAAGCAGGGGTTGGAAGCTGCCAAGATCGCCCGCCAAAAGCTCCTTGCATTAAACGTTCCCTTCACCAGGCCCCCAGACTATTTTGCAGAAATGGTCAAATCGGACGCACATATGGACCAACTGAAGGTGAAGCTGATTAAAGAAGCTTCTGAAAAGAAGGCTAGAGAGGAGGCCAGAAGACAGAGACAATTAAAGAAGTTTGGTAAGCAAGTTCAGAACGAGACCCTGCAAAAGAGACAGAAGGAGAAATCCGAAGCTCTTGCTAAGATCAAGTCTTTGAAACGTAAGAAGCAGAATCATGAAATTGATGAGGAAGAATTCAATATCGCAGTCGAGGaggctgttgctgctgctcctgaGCAAGGACGCAGAGGTaacaagaaacagaaggTGGAATCCAAGTTGAACCGCAAGAAGCCTCAAAGGCCAGGAAAGAGCAAACGACACAGACGGGGTAAATAA
- a CDS encoding U5 small nuclear ribonucleoprotein component, which produces MSEELYDEFGNLIGVPETESSSDEAMEVNHSEVAVRQPELQEVFGEDVETIIATSDAKDISEPIVEPVTEQKFKVEEEDLPETFYSKDYLWNMTFLPSKVRNIALVGGLHSGKTTFLDQLVHETHDINHIQAKDYKPLRYTDNHTIEIKRGISIKTSTMSLLMPDLEQKSTVTHILDAPGHVDFVDEMAVAVRLADVAVLVVDVVEGLTKGLQLALDHILLTNTPFCLNISKFDRLILELRLPPLDAYYKLRSIVHEINDYVSSSKHVKNGSYTRQTALSPALGNVCFSSSNLNSCFTLRSIAKKYLDNSKLDIDTFATKLWGDIYYIDKKFTVKPPDKAAHAKSRSFIKFVLEPIYKLITATLTKSPKELEQYLEESHGITSIHPSKFKLDVQLLLKEVFFAFFGGVCPPFVDLIQQMPSPEDMNVDKFNLLYKGNASDELLSHIEKCDPNGPVIAYVAKLIDSASAARFYAQVRVLSGTLKTGNSVLLLGENYSPEFTDDMKVQDVRRAFLSCTRYKIPVEGIPAGSIGLISGHDIDVFISKTATIFDQKLKSPTLEIFRPLDKISKPVFKVAVQPANPSELSKFTEGLKKLNRSYVGSEIRVEQGGEHVILGYGELYLDCLLHDLRLLYAKLDIKVSDPVARFSETCLDISKVKLVTESANTKNSLTVIAEPLEESISRDIEAGVLVPSIPSRELAKRLRNDYGWDALAARSVWAFGPDETGTCILLEDTLPEETDKSRLAELKELIIQGFKWSTREGPLCDEPVRNIKFRIIGAQLSTNFLESNGAQIIQMSRKACYTAMMIATPRLLEPIYEIEILCFSSVLPALNKLLDRRRGQITNDNPVEGTPLYKVYGYIPVIESVGLETDIRMYSRGQAMCQLVFSHWSVVPGDPLDEDCFIPVLKPAPIQSLSRDFTMKTRKMKGLDDEPSLKKYVNHEVFEKLKSAGII; this is translated from the coding sequence ATGTCTGAAGAACTCTACGATGAGTTTGGAAACCTTATTGGTGTTCCAGAGACCGAGAGCTCAAGTGACGAGGCAATGGAGGTCAACCACTCGGAGGTCGCTGTTAGACAGCCTGAATTACAAGAggtttttggagaagatgtAGAGACTATTATAGCGACATCTGATGCAAAAGATATTAGTGAGCCTATTGTTGAGCCTGTTACAGAGCAAAAGTTTAAAGTAGAAGAGGAAGACCTTCCTGAGACATTCTATTCAAAGGATTATTTATGGAATATGACATTCCTCCCGTCCAAAGTGCGAAATATTGCACTTGTCGGTGGTTTGCACTCAGGGAAAACTACGTTTCTAGACCAACTAGTCCATGAAACCCATGACATCAATCACATTCAAGCGAAAGATTACAAGCCTCTTCGATACACGGACAATCACACGATAGAGATCAAACGGGGGATTTCCATAAAGACATCTACCATGTCACTATTAATGCCAGATCTCGAACAAAAATCCACCGTCACACACATTCTTGACGCCCCTGGACAcgttgattttgttgatgaaatGGCTGTGGCAGTAAGACTTGCTGATGTTGCAGTTCTAGTTGTTGACGTGGTTGAAGGTTTAACCAAAGGTTTGCAGCTGGCTCTAGATCATATTTTGCTTACAAACACTCCCTTTTGTCTCAACATTTCGAAGTTTGACcgcttgattttggaactCAGACTACCGCCACTAGACGCCTACTATAAACTTCGCAGCATTGTTCACGAAATCAACGACTATGTTTCTTCATCTAAGCACgtcaaaaatggcagcTACACACGACAAACGGCTCTCTCGCCTGCTCTTGGAAATGTTTGTTTTAGCTCCAGCAACCTCAACAGCTGTTTCACTTTGCGCAGTATTGCAAAGAAATACCTTGATAACTCCAAGTTGGATATTGACACATTTGCTACCAAACTTTGGGGAGACATTTATTATATTGACAAGAAATTTACTGTTAAGCCTCCAGACAAGGCAGCTCATGCCAAATCCAGAAGTTTCATCAAGTTTGTCTTGGAACCGATATATAAGCTGATCACCGCTACTTTGACGAAAAGTCCAAAAGAATTAGAACAATATCTCGAGGAGTCCCATGGAATTACCAGTATTCATCCTTCAAAATTCAAGCTAGATGTCCAACTTCTGTTAAAAGAGGTcttttttgcatttttcggAGGTGTCTGCCCACCCTTTGTCGACTTAATACAGCAAATGCCTTCCCCAGAGGACATGAATGTTGATAAATTCAATTTACTATACAAAGGCAATGCCTCTGATGAACTGCTTTCACatattgaaaaatgcgATCCAAACGGCCCAGTCATAGCGTATGTGGCAAAGCTCATTGACTCAGCTAGTGCCGCCAGGTTCTATGCTCAGGTGCGCGTGCTCTCAGGCACACTAAAAACAGGCAATTCAGTTCTGCTACTGGGCGAAAACTACAGCCCCGAATTTACAGATGACATGAAAGTGCAGGACGTTCGGCGCGCGTTTTTAAGCTGCACGCGCTACAAGATCCCAGTGGAAGGTATTCCAGCAGGGTCTATAGGATTAATATCAGGGCACGACATTGACGTGTTTATCAGCAAAActgccaccattttcgacCAAAAGCTCAAGTCTCCAACACTGGAAATATTCAGGCCATTGGACAAAATATCCAAACCGGTCTTCAAAGTTGCTGTGCAACCTGCAAACCCGTCTGAGCTTTCGAAATTCACTGAAGGCCTAAAAAAGCTGAATAGATCTTATGTGGGATCAGAGATTAGAGTTGAGCAAGGAGGCGAGCACGTGATCTTGGGATACGGAGAGTTGTACTTGGATTGTCTGCTCCACGATTTGCGTCTGCTGTATGCTAAATTGGATATCAAGGTTAGTGATCCTGTGGCTCGATTTTCGGAGACATGTTTGGACATCTCCAAAGTGAAGCTGGTTACAGAATCTGCCAACACGAAAAATAGTCTTACAGTGATAGCGGAGCCCCTGGAGGAGAGTATTTCCAGAGACATAGAGGCTGGAGTTCTTGTACCATCAATTCCTTCTAGGGAGCTTGCCAAGAGACTCAGAAACGACTATGGATGGGATGCTTTGGCTGCAAGATCTGTTTGGGCATTTGGTCCTGATGAAACGGGAACGTGTATACTTCTCGAAGACACACTACCTGAGGAGACAGATAAATCAAGGCTTGCGGAGCTGAAAGAATTGATTATCCAGGGTTTCAAATGGTCAACCAGAGAAGGTCCTCTTTGCGACGAGCCGGTGAGAAATATAAAATTCAGGATTATTGGTGCACAATTATCTACAAACTTTTTAGAATCAAACGGAGCACAAATCATTCAGATGTCACGGAAGGCATGCTACACGGCAATGATGATTGCTACTCCGCGATTACTCGAACCGATTTATGAGATTGAAATTTTGTGCTTTTCGTCGGTGTTACCAGCGCTGAACAAGCTACTCGATagaagaagaggccaaATCACCAACGATAATCCCGTGGAAGGCACTCCGCTATACAAAGTGTACGGATATATTCCAGTGATCGAGTCTGTGGGACTAGAAACTGACATTCGAATGTACAGTCGTGGCCAAGCAATGTGCCAACTTGTGTTCAGCCACTGGTCCGTGGTTCCTGGAGATCCATTGGACGAGGACTGTTTCATTCCGGTGCTTAAGCCTGCACCAATCCAGTCCCTGTCGCGCGACTTTACCATGAAAACCAGGAAAATGAAAGGTCTTGATGACGAGCCGTCTTTGAAGAAATACGTGAATCACgaagtctttgaaaaattaaagaGCGCCGGAATTATATAG
- a CDS encoding Protein involved in excretion of putrescine and spermidine, whose translation MDNQQPVIYSLLPNSERLRHIREHVIHDINDIWQDGDVSEQIEHFKYKQELKKKFSFGSIIGLGFSLMNVPFGISSTLSIGLVCGSSFTILWGWVLFSLFTLFISLSLGEISGKFPSSGGVYHYSSILANEKYALASSWFTGWYLVLGNWLMFISYAFGGSQFILSILGIKSQDYKHDDLFVLLLYFLIITLSGLVNLKFQRQLEKINKLCIYWTIYTVLVMDFLLLIFSTDFHDVKYILTNFDASRSGWPAVIAFFVGGIQFSSLTFNGYGMIVSMSEEVQTPEKTIPRGLLVSVLVSSLTGLIFIIPILSILPDLELLLDQNPDIFPIDIVFKLSTKSILVSFVLVILIIGSSTFATIGSLTTASRTVYALGRDRGLPFNQLWEQVDTMSDEEIVPKNALLLSVAVSFLLGTFSMVSSTAFNAFVGCAVVSLNAANGIPILSSILNKRRKIRGSAFKLRKLGYVINGFSVVFILLTIVVLCMPPSRYIDITTMNYAVAVFGLFTLMIAVLYYVWGRHNFHGPLLDTDEQAEIAALATALENVQSTQEQDQDDDQFVLEDSEYISHKTPPLDDDTDTLFDISQSQASSSDQPIFDPKPKDSN comes from the coding sequence ATGGACAACCAACAGCCTGTGATATATTCTCTTTTGCCAAACTCCGAGCGTCTCCGACATATAAGAGAACATGTTATCCATGATATTAATGACATCTGGCAAGATGGAGATGTTTCCGAGCAGATTGAACACTTCAAATACAAACAGgaactcaaaaagaagTTCTCATTTGGCTCCATCATTGGTCTGGGGTTTTCCCTCATGAACGTTCCTTTTGGAATTTCCTCGACCTTGTCAATTGGGCTTGTTTGCGGCTCCAGCTTTACCATACTTTGGGGTTGGGTTCTTTTCTCGTTGTTCACCCTCTTCATATCGCTGTCCCTGGGTGAGATTTCCGGGAAATTTCCCAGCTCCGGAGGTGTCTATCATTACAGCAGCATACTTGCCAATGAAAAATACGCATTGGCAAGTTCTTGGTTTACCGGATGGTATCTGGTACTAGGGAATTGGCTGATGTTCATCTCGTACGCATTTGGAGGGAGTCAGTTTAttctttcaattttggGTATCAAAAGTCAAGACTACAAGCACGATGACTTGTTTGTTCTGTTGCTCTACTTTCTAATTATCACTCTTAGTGGGCTGGTGAATCTCAAATTCCAACGACAACTTGAGAAGATCAATAAGTTATGCATTTACTGGACCATATACACGGTTCTGGTGATGGATTTTCTGCTACTAATATTCAGTACAGATTTCCACGATGTCAAATATATTTTAACTAATTTCGATGCTTCCAGAAGCGGCTGGCCTGCAGTGATTGCATTTTTTGTTGGTGGTATTCAGTTTTCCTCGCTTACGTTCAATGGTTATGGAATGATTGTCTCCATGAGTGAGGAAGTGCAAACTCCTGAAAAAACGATACCACGTGGTCTGTTAGTCTCTGTGTTGGTCAGCAGTCTGACAGGCCTCATATTCATCATCCCAATTTTGAGTATTCTTCCTgatctcgagcttcttctAGATCAAAACCCCGATATCTTTCCTATTGATATCGTGTTCAAACTGTCGACAAAGTCTATTTTGGTCTCATTTGTCTTGGTGATCCTCATTATCGGCTCTTCAACGTTCGCTACTATTGGCTCGCTCACCACAGCCTCTAGAACTGTGTACGCCTTGGGAAGAGATCGCGGATTACCTTTCAATCAGCTTTGGGAGCAAGTTGATACCATGTCGGACGAGGAAATAGTCCCCAAAAATGCTCTTTTGCTTTCCGTTGCAGTCTCGTTTTTGCTTGGCACGTTCTCAATGGTCTCCAGTACTGCATTCAATGCGTTTGTGGGATGTGCTGTCGTGTCGTTGAATGCTGCTAATGGAATACCGATACTCTCTTCCattctcaacaagagaCGCAAAATCCGTGGATCTGCTTTCAAGTTGCGCAAGCTGGGCTATGTCATCAACGGCTTTAGCGTGGTATTCATTTTGCTTACCATTGTTGTTCTTTGCATGCCTCCTTCAAGATATATCGATATTACCACTATGAATTATGCTGTCGCTGTCTTCGGTTTGTTCACCCTCATGATTGCTGTCTTGTACTATGTCTGGGGAAGACACAATTTCCACGGCCCATTGCTCGATACCGATGAACAGGCTGAAATTGCAGCTCTGGCTACCGCCCTCGAAAACGTTCAGTCTACCCAGGAGCAAGATCAAGACGATGATCAGTTTGTTCTTGAAGACAGCGAGTACATTTCGCACAAAACTCCACCTCTTGATGATGACACTGATACCCTCTTTGACATCTCTCAAAGCCAAGCATCCTCTTCAGATCAACCAATATTCGATCCGAAGCCTAAAGACTCCAACTAA
- a CDS encoding Translation initiation factor IF-2, mitochondrial: MKDLGFENMTNDYILDSETAALIADEYGFDVNTNDDTGADLFPSPEPTDPKLLKPRAPIVTIMGHVDHGKTTVLDYLRKSSIVKGEHGGITQHIGAFVVKTPVSKKTITFLDTPGHAAFLNMRERGANITDVVVLVVAAEDSVMPQTKEAIRHARNAGVPMVVAINKCDKEEANPDKVVADLSANGVEVEDYGGDVPTVRISAKTGMGMEELEETIVAVAELQDIKTQEDKVPVEGWVLESQVKKGLGNVATFLVIKGKLKPGAVLVAGQTWCKVRAMKDEFGKPVKVAGPSTPVEISGWKDIPDAGEMALEASSEALAKKVISNREKRKLLLEEASQIEQMNKQMLEKMEASRREEKIQEYQLEGLTMDEIRELEPELFDDEETKLLEVPFIIKADVSGSAEAISQSISGLGNDEVQSTVLYEEVGPPTESDIERAKLSNAQILAFNVKVPKDIINLASLNGVEIKEFKVIYHLIEDVMGYLTSKLPKKYETKIHSSASVKQIFEISLRNKSKMKIAGCRVVNGTFKRSATVRLIRNGKEIYRGRVRQLKHEKEDVSEVTNGVECGVALDGNVELQVGDVIEAIEEIEIQRHL; encoded by the coding sequence ATGAAAGATCTAGGATTTGAAAACATGACCAACGACTATATTCTCGATTCTGAGACTGCAGCCCTCATTGCAGACGAGTACGGGTTTGACGTTAATACAAATGATGATACTGGTGCGGATCTGTTTCCCTCGCCTGAGCCGACTGACCCCAAGCTACTAAAACCTAGAGCTCCTATTGTTACCATCATGGGCCACGTTGACCATGGTAAAACCACGGTTCTTGATTATTTGAGAAAGTCATCTATTGTCAAAGGTGAACATGGTGGAATCACACAACATATAGGTGCTTTTGTTGTGAAGACGCCAGTGTCTAAGAAAACGATAACTTTTCTGGATACACCAGGACATGCAGCTTTTCTAAATATGCGAGAGCGTGGGGCTAACATAACTGATGTTGTAGTTTTGGTTGTGGCTGCTGAAGACTCTGTGATGCCGCAAACAAAGGAAGCTATTCGGCATGCAAGAAATGCAGGTGTGCCAATGGTTGttgcaataaataaatgcGATAAAGAAGAGGCAAATCCGGACAAAGTTGTTGCAGATCTCTCAGCAAATGGCGTGGAGGTTGAAGATTATGGTGGAGACGTTCCAACAGTTAGAATCTCTGCCAAGACAGGAATGGGTATGGAAGAACTTGAAGAAACCATCGTGGCTGTTGCCGAGTTGCAGGATATAAAAACTCAGGAAGACAAAGTTCCAGTTGAGGGGTGGGTTTTGGAGTCGCAGGTTAAGAAAGGCTTGGGAAATGTGGCTACCTTTTTGGTTATTAAAGGTAAACTGAAACCAGGAGCTGTTTTGGTTGCTGGACAGACCTGGTGTAAAGTTAGAGCCATGAAGGACGAGTTTGGTAAACCAGTAAAGGTTGCTGGGCCTTCCACTCCAGTTGAAATATCCGGCTGGAAAGACATTCCAGATGCTGGAGAAATGGCCCTCGAGGCATCCAGCGAAGCTTTGGCTAAAAAAGTGATTTCGAATAGAGAGAAACGAAAGCTTCTGTTAGAAGAAGCGTCTCAAATTGAGCAAATGAATAAGCAaatgctggagaaaatggaagCATCTCGTCGTGAGGAGAAAATCCAAGAGTACCAGCTTGAAGGTCTTACGATGGATGAGATTAGAGAATTGGAACCAGAACTGTTTGACGATGAAGAAACAAAGTTACTAGAAGTTCCGTTCATCATAAAGGCAGACGTTAGTGGCTCTGCTGAAGCTATATCTCAAAGCATTTCGGGACTTGGTAATGATGAGGTGCAGTCGACTGTTTTATATGAAGAAGTGGGACCTCCAACAGAAAGTGATATTGAGCGTGCGAAACTGTCTAATGCCCAGATTCTGGCATTCAATGTCAAGGTTCCTAAAGACATTATCAATCTTGCATCTCTCAATGGTGTTGAGATCAAAGAGTTCAAAGTCATCTATCATTTAATCGAAGACGTTATGGGATATTTGACCTCAAAGTTGCCAAAGAAATATGAAACAAAAATACACTCCAGTGCATCAGTCAAGCAGATCTTCGAGATCAGTTTAAGGAATAAGTCTAAGATGAAAATTGCCGGATGTCGTGTCGTCAATGGAACTTTCAAACGGAGCGCAACTGTGCGCTTGATAAGAAATGGTAAGGAAATATACAGAGGAAGAGTTAGACAACTGAAACACGAAAAGGAAGATGTCAGTGAAGTCACTAATGGTGTCGAGTGTGGTGTTGCTCTAGACGGAAACGTAGAATTGCAAGTTGGAGATGTGATCGAAGCCATCGAGGAGATAGAAATACAGAGACATTTGTAA
- a CDS encoding histone-lysine N-methyltransferase SETD2 — protein MSRSKDTSASATPPAEGNGVVLYDKEPDATQEALATFVNLRDNIYCDSIKDIYSAADEFMACDCMEDVGADGVNHACGPDSDCINRLTNIECVDGQCSGCGDKCQNQRFQNNEIAPVSIFKTEHKGYGMRADEDIYPHTFIVEYKGEIVDNELYKERKEQYSNEGIKHFYFMMIQDNEIIDATKKASIGRFCNHSCDPNAYVEKWVVNKRFRMGIFAKRKIIKGEEITFDYNVDRYGAEPQKCYCGAPNCLGVMGGKTQSESARLLPHVITEALGVRANVEKRWIKEQKKLGTKVTQDNIDSNVNVEFVKSLELEPLRLADVSKVVSCLLQPDLDFIVISRVIERFSLCDNYDEIVNRFCRLHGMQALSTALKTLLGLSGDKYSNEEEELFASMVKILQHWPPLRAKNTIVSCKMDEMLQEAESKTSNPDLKSSVSQLLSNWKDLELVYRIPKRSDLKNASDTATKLDDRRARSTSMPASEVVDPAKTAINGVALPPGWEWAEDPTTKTVYYFNRSKNITQWERPVSTPTGPGVSDEEERRKRREKERQKEEAMYKKLEQERQLARQKELEIEEMRMNKLSSIIAQASLEKPSTPAETPKKEERHISATEKQWTKLFASAVPNMLKKYENEIGRDSLKACARDIVHTLAQKELKRRSDSKPPSELSHEKKAKIKHFVKEYMAKFLVKLEEKKKRKSSGAASESKRTKSH, from the coding sequence ATGTCGAGATCGAAGGATACATCGGCTTCGGCTACTCCTCCTGCAGAGGGCAACGGTGTGGTGCTTTATGACAAAGAACCAGATGCAACACAAGAGGCTTTGGCTACCTTTGTCAACTTGAGAGACAATATCTATTGCGATAGCATCAAAGATATTTATTCTGCAGCTGACGAGTTCATGGCCTGTGATTGTATGGAAGACGTGGGGGCTGACGGAGTCAACCATGCTTGTGGCCCGGACTCTGATTGTATAAACCGACTCACAAATATTGAGTGTGTCGACGGACAGTGCAGTGGTTGTGGAGACAAATGCCAGAATCAAAGGTTTCAAAATAACGAGATCGCACCTGTTTCCATTTTCAAAACGGAACACAAAGGCTACGGAATGCGCGCAGACGAGGACATATATCCACACACGTTCATCGTTGAATATAAAGGAGAGATTGTTGACAACGAGTTGTATaaagagagaaaagagcAGTATTCCAACGAGGGCATCAAacatttttatttcatgATGATACAGGACAATGAAATCATTGATGCAACTAAAAAAGCCAGTATTGGCCgtttttgcaaccattcGTGTGATCCCAACGCATACGTCGAAAAATGGGTCGTCAACAAAAGATTTAGAATGGGCATTTTTGCCAAACGAAAAATCATCAAGGGAGAGGAAATCACCTTCGACTACAACGTCGACCGGTACGGAGCTGAGCCGCAAAAATGCTACTGTGGGGCTCCAAACTGCCTGGGTGTTATGGGAGGGAAAACGCAGTCTGAGAGTGCTAGGTTGCTTCCGCATGTCATTACTGAAGCTCTTGGAGTCCGTGCGAACGTGGAAAAGAGATGGATCaaagagcagaaaaaactGGGCACCAAAGTTACGCAAGACAATATTGACTCGAATGTCAACGTTGAGTTTGTCAAATCTTTGGAACTCGAGCCGCTACGATTAGCAGATGTGTCCAAGGTGGTCAGTTGTTTGCTACAACCGGACTTGGATTTTATCGTGATATCTAGGGTCATTGAGAGGTTCTCCCTTTGCGACAATTATGATGAGATCGTGAATCGTTTTTGCAGGCTTCACGGAATGCAAGCTCTAAGCACTGCACTTAAGACTTTGTTGGGCTTGTCCGGAGACAAATATTCCaatgaagaggaagaattGTTTGCCTCCATGGTCAAGATTCTTCAGCATTGGCCCCCGTTGCGAGCAAAAAATACGATTGTCAGCTGTaagatggacgagatgCTGCAGGAGGCTGAGTCCAAGACTAGCAATCCAGACCTGAAAAGCTCGGTGTCCCAGCTGCTTTCAAACTGGAAAGATCTCGAGTTGGTTTATCGCATTCCAAAAAGAAGTGACCTTAAGAACGCCTCCGACACGGCCACTAAACTGGACGACCGCAGAGCGAGATCGACCTCCATGCCGGCTTCTGAGGTAGTCGACCCTGCCAAAACGGCAATAAACGGTGTGGCCTTGCCTCCTGGATGGGAGTGGGCAGAGGATCCTACCACCAAAACTGTCTATTATTTCAATAGGTCCAAGAATATCACCCAATGGGAACGTCCTGTGAGCACTCCAACGGGACCTGGTGTgtctgacgaggaagaacGTCGGAAACGGAGAGAAAAGGAACGGCagaaggaggaggccatGTACAAGAagttggagcaggagcGTCAGTTGGCACGacaaaaagagctggaaatcGAGGAAATGCGCATGAATAAGCTCTCTTCGATTATTGCGCAAGcatctttggaaaaaccaaGTACCCCGGCAGAGACGCcgaagaaagaagagcgCCATATCAGTGCTACCGAAAAACAGTGGACCAAACTTTTTGCTTCTGCAGTGCCGAACATGCTGAAAAAGTACGAAAATGAGATCGGAAGAGACTCTCTAAAAGCCTGTGCTCGTGACATTGTGCACACTCTGGCTcagaaagagctcaagagaCGCTCCGATAGCAAGCCACCTTCAGAGCTGAGTCacgagaagaaggccaagatcaAGCATTTTGTGAAGGAGTACATGGCCAAGTTTTTGGTTAAGCTtgaggaaaagaaaaagcgGAAGagttctggagctgcttCCGAATCCAAACGCACAAAATCCCATTAA
- a CDS encoding GTP-binding protein GTR2 has protein sequence MDTEAVLAKHNNATILLMGLRRSGKSSICKVVFHDMQPLDTLYLESTTKPTTENFKSLIDLAVMELPGQLNLFEPSLYDSEKLFSSIGALVYVIDSQDEYLSALQNLAVIIKYACSVNSKLHIEVLIHKIDGLSEDFRLETQRDIMQRVGDDLLDYGLDGVQISFYLTSIFDHSIYEAFSRIVQKLIYELPALENLLDLLMQYSTLDKVFLFDVNSKIYVATDSSPVDMQTYEVCAEFIDVTIDLDGLYENSGQEADGTVRSQPTRCVSKLQSGSVLYLHQMIRGLALVAVMRLEDENDTNALAVIDHNVLVFKKSLEKLWERARIK, from the exons ATGGATACGGAAGCGGTATTGGCCAAGCACAATAATGCTACAATCCTCCTAATGGGCCTCAGACG GTCTGGAAAATCGTCAATTTGCAAAGTGGTGTTTCACGACATGCAGCCTTTGGATACGCTGTATCTCGAAAGCACAACTAAGCCAACTACAGAAAACTTCAAATCCCTGATTGACCTGGCAGTGATGGAACTTCCTGGACAGCTCAATCTATTCGAACCTTCGCTATACGACTCCGAAAAGCTGTTTTCGTCCATTGGTGCCTTAGTGTACGTCATCGACAGTCAGGATGAATATTTGAGCGCACTCCAGAATCTGGCGGTCATTATCAAATATGCCTGCAGCGTCAACTCCAAACTCCACATAGAAGTGTTAATTCATAAAATTGACGGTTTATCGGAAGACTTTCGGCTGGAAACGCAGAGAGATATTATGCAAAGAGTCGGAGACGACTTGCTGGACTACGGCCTCGATGGTGTGCAGATCTCGTTCTATCTGACATCCATTTTCGACCATTCAATCTACGAGGCGTTCTCCCGAatcgtccagaaactcatTTACGAGCTTCCAGCATTGGAAAACctccttgacctcctcATGCAATACAGCACGCTTGATAAAGTTTTCCTTTTTGACGTGAATTCAAAAATATATGTGGCCACGGATTCGTCGCCCGTCGATATGCAAACATACGAGGTGTGTGCTGAGTTTATTGACGTGACTATTGATTTGGACGGTCTTTATGAGAACTCCGGACAAGAAGCAGACGGAACTGTCAGAAGCCAGCCAACCAGGTGTGTTTCGAAATTACAAAGTGGGTCCGTACTTTATTTACACCAAATGATTCGAGGACTGGCCCTGGTGGCAGTTATGAGACTGGAAGATGAAAACGACACTAACGCGCTGGCTGTGATTGACCACAACGTTTTGGTGTTTAAAAAGAGTTTGGAAAAGTTATGGGAACGGGCCAGAATAAAATAA